GCGGTGTACGTCGTCCGCTCGCCGGCCGAGGTGCCCGGCATCGCCCGGCTCGGCCCCGACGCGCTGGCCGTCGACCGCGACACCTTCGTGGCGCTCATGGCCGGGCGCAGCGGCCAGCTCAAGGGGGCGCTCACCGACCAGACGCTGCTCGCCGGCATCGGCAACGCCTACTCCGACGAGATCCTGCACGCCGCGCGGCTGTCGCCGTTCAAGATGGCCGACAAGCTCACCGACGAGGAGGCCCTGCGCCTGTACGACGCGGTGCGGGAGGTCCTCACCGGGGCGCTGGCCCGCCAGGTGGGGCAGCGTGCGGCGACCCTGAAGGGCGAGAAGCGCTCGGGGCTGCAGGTGCACGCCCGCACCGGGCTGCCCTGCCCGGTGTGCGGGGACACCGTGCGCGAGGTCAGCTTCGCCGACACCTCGCTGCAGTACTGCCCGACCTGCCAGACCGGCGGCAAGCCGCTGGCCGACCGGCGGATGTCCAAGCTGCTCCGCTGAGAGAGGACCCCCGGAAGGACCCCGCTGCCCCCCACCCGCTCGCAGGCTCGCGGCGGGGCCCTGCAGCGGGGCCGGGGACGGGCATGATGCGGGCCGTGCTCGTCACCCTGGACCTGTTCAGCGCGCTGATCGACTCGCGCACCGGTGGCTCGGCCGCGCTGGCCCGGATCACCGGCGCCCCCGGCGAGCGGCTGTACGACGTGTGGGACGCGGCCAACAAGG
This window of the Geodermatophilus sp. DSM 44513 genome carries:
- a CDS encoding DNA-formamidopyrimidine glycosylase family protein; translated protein: MPELPEVQALTAFLQESAVGSVVTRVDLAAVQAIKTFDPPLSALGGLELTGVARHGKFLDLDVSGLHLVVHLARAGWLHWRTGLPPAPPRPGKGPLALRVHLEGGDGFDLTEQGTRKGLAVYVVRSPAEVPGIARLGPDALAVDRDTFVALMAGRSGQLKGALTDQTLLAGIGNAYSDEILHAARLSPFKMADKLTDEEALRLYDAVREVLTGALARQVGQRAATLKGEKRSGLQVHARTGLPCPVCGDTVREVSFADTSLQYCPTCQTGGKPLADRRMSKLLR